The Apium graveolens cultivar Ventura chromosome 10, ASM990537v1, whole genome shotgun sequence nucleotide sequence ATCTCTTTCCTGTTCCATCCTGACAAATGAATCCCTCTGCAATCCATAACCTAAGCAACTTACTTACAGGAATGTCATTATCTTCTGGGAATGCTCCGAAGTAGAGAAAACAAGGTCTCAAGTGCGTAGGCAGGTGATTATAACTCAATGCTAGCGTATCCATGTATTGATTTTTATCAATTACAATGTACGAACTTACGCTTTCTTCAACCTTCAGCCACCAATCCATCTTCAGGTTGTTTTTAAGTAGTCCAGCAATTACGACAATTGCAAGAGGCAAACCATGACATTTTTTTGTAATGCTCTTTCCAGTCAAACTCAAGTATTCAAAAAGATTTCCAGTTATGAAAGGTTTTCTTCTAAACAAATCAAAACTTTCCTCCTCTGTAAGGAAACGCAAACAAAATGGATTTCCATCAGATTGTGCATGCAAAGCAACGTCATTGAGCTGGGTTGTCAACATGATTTTACTTCCATTGTTATTATCTGGAAAACATCTTTTCAAGTCATCCCAGGCCTTACAACTCCACATATCATCAATTACAATAAGATATCTCCGACCCATTAAAGCACGGTACAAGACATGCTCTAACATGTTATCATTCATTCTACAAACTTCATCAGTAATCTCAACAACAGACCGTAAAATGCCAAGCAACAAATCCCTTTTTTGATAATCCTGAGAACAACAGACCCATACTCGAACATAAAAGTAAGATACTAGATAGAGATCATTATAAAGTCTTCTAGCTAATGTCGTCTTACCAAGTCCAGCCATCCCTACAATTGAGATCGCTTCAAGCTTCTTCTTTGTGATACATGCAAGTTTTTTGAGTAAATTACTTGCCTCCTCCTGGAATCCAACAAAAACTTCCTCGTCGAGTTGTTCCTGAAATTTCTTTTTGTCAAAATAAAAGTACGAAGCAAAGTCTTGGGAAACACATTCTTCTGTCTTCCCAAAAAGTTGCAAGGAGGCTTCATAAATTGCAGCCACTTCCAGCACTAGTTGGTCTCCAACACTGTTTAAATCCACAGGGTCATTATGATTTTCCAAGCCAACCGTTGTTCTCATCAAATGATCCTTATAATAATATATCCTCATAGCAGCTTGACTTAGTTTTTTGTCAATTATCGACATGTATGAAAAAGGATTACCTTCGATTGTAAGAAATTGAAATGCTTCTGCAGAGGACCTTAGCTGTTCAGAATAGAAAGTAATTTGACATCTTTCTATAGGCAGCCAAAAAGGATACTTAAGAAGCATATTTACTTCTTCCGACCAACGATCAAATAAAAGATATGTTCTTTTTTTGCATGACAGAGATATACTGATTACTTCAGACCATGCTGGAAGGTTGCTCATCACACTGCTGGTTCCACCGGAGACGTAAGACGTGTAATTAGCAAGCAAAGCTTTATAAACAGTAGATTGTTTCCTCCTCAAATGTCCTGTACATGTTGTTTCTTCTCTTTATCCCCGCCCTTACAAACCAAATGCTCTTGTATTCTATCCAACAAACAAGTGTTTGGCTTGATGTAAGCTTACAAGTTCGGTTAAACCAAAGTTCAAATCAGATTAGTAATTAAGGCAATTACTTCTGATAacatttattattaattaaaatgatttcaatccctttttcttttttttctgtAGTTGCTATTGTCTACATATACATACTGGTCCCTTTCTGTACGTACAAAATAGTAGGAAACAAAATAAACTTACTCATTAGTTCGGAATACAACCTAAAATATATAAACTCGTACATTTCAAAAGACGAAGAGGAACTGAATACGTTTGGAAATGAACATAAAAGTGGACAACATAATGAATAACAACAAAGATACAATATGGAATTCTTCAGTAAAGCATGTGTTTCTTCGGTTTAAACAGAAACCTAGAACTCAATGTTGTCCGAACCACATCAAAAAATAGACGGTACTGAAGTCTAGCGAATAAGAGAACTGGTCCTCCAGCTAAGCCAGTGATTAGATAAGGTACCCATTTCATTCCTTTGGTATAAACGAGGAAGAAGCTGGCACTGAAAGCTATCATCATTGTAGTAATTGAGATAAAAAGTACTAGGAGTCCAATCATCAATTTTATAGGTAAAGACACCAAAAAATCTCTTTCTGCATAACGTGCTGTAAGAATGGCCAAGAACATGAGTATGGAAGCTGAAGAGCTGAACAATGATACAGCGTCCGTTATTACAAACACGATGAAGGCGCTTTTATGTTTGAATATTGGATGCCCGCTGTTCTGATCGTTGCCACCTGGTAAAGTAAAAGCTGCTGCAAACATAATTGTGGCTATAAGGGCCGCAACAACCATGCACTGAGCTGCTGTTTCCTTCATCCAGCGTTCTCCTTTCTCCATCAAGTCTGCATGCTCCTCAGTGAATAAATCATGGGGAGTTTGCCCTTGTTTGTTCTTCTTTTCTCTTAGAGAAGGATGCACCATAGTTTCTACTTCCTAATCGTATTATCGTTTCAAAAATGTTATAAAATTACAAGAGTAAATACATATAAAACACAGAAATTACCATTATTTATTTAGGAGGGGGTATATAATACTGAAGATTTGAGTATCTCGACTTTAATAAATGTAAAGTTGAGAAAGCAGGTGCAGATCAGAACTAGGAAATTATTGTATAGTAAAACTAGGAAATTAAAGTTACAAGGAAGGAATATGTACCTTGAACCACAGAATTTCCCTCTGCATTTGAAGAGCTACTCCTGACACAATATGAAGTCGACTTTGTTCTGGCTTCTTGGCAGCTAAGTGTAGTATATTGTTTTCATTTGTATCCTTAAAAGAAGTTACAAGGTCCTTAATTGAGCCTATCTCATATAGCAGATTGTAGACGCTCTCCTGACGATGCAAGACTGCAACGTGGAAAATTGTTCGATCATTATCATCTATCTTCCATATCAGCTCAGGGCACAATCGAAGAAGCTCGATCAAAAATTTAGTGTTTCCTAATGCAGCAGCAACAAACAAAAGTCGAGATTGATATCCAGCGAATCTATCAACGTACTTAGCAGCAGGGTGGTTGCTTTCTCTAACTTTTATCATCTCTGGAGGTCCTCTGATTATGTTCCATATGTCATCATCCTTCAGTTTAACAACCTCTCTCCAAATTATCTGGACTATTTCAAGTGCTTGGCACTTTTTCTCACCAGGTCCTATTCTAGGTCCAGGAAGTACTGTCAAAAGAATTAATAATATTAGacaaaattatatatatgttGCATATGCTATGGAAAACATAGAATAGGTTCACATTCTTTACTTTTAATTAAGTGCAATTTACCTCCTAAATTAAcaatgttatatatatatatatatatatatatttttttttttaatttcaatatatatatataattgagaAAATATTACATGCATCGTCAGGCAACAAAAGATGGCGCATTTACAACGGATAACTTACCTTTGTTAAGTAGTctccaaaaaatgggctgccttGTTCCATCAAATACTGACGGATTTTTAGCCAAAACATGGAGTGCATTCTTGTCAGTTGCCAGAGCTAGTTCCTTTTTGTGATGGTCCAATAATTTCAATGCAACATCTACAAAATTTTATAAACTGTTATAACAACTTATTGAATTTAATTTTCTAAACAAGCAAATTATGAAGATTCAGCAATACAGTTTAAGACGTTCAGTAAAGTAGGAAACATGCAAAAATTCTAGGCTGAACTTCAAATTTGGTTAATGAGTGATACTATGATCAAGCACGGAGCAATGAACCTGTTTAAAACAACATAATTATTTAAGGGATACTTTAGAATCCAGATGAGGTGCATCAAGATATTTGAACTTTCCAAATGTAAAGCACAATATCTATAATGGAAAGAAAAACAGGTAAAAGAAGATTGTAATCAGCTGATTCTGAATATAGCCAATGAGGAAGTGTAGCACCCTTGGCTTGAAGAACCCATAAATCCTCCTCTGGCAGAGTTATCTTAAAAGATTTATTTAGAAAAAACACAACTTCTCATATTAACCAGATGTGCTACATAACAGGTTCAATATTTAGACAAAGGTTCTGTTGTGCTCCATGTGATGAATTGTTGACCATTACTAATTTCAAAAACAAGAGTTAAGACATTTGAAAAATGATATATGCATTTATTCTGCACCTCTTTATTTGTTCACTTGGACAAAAAGTGAAATGAAGAAGGATAATGAAATTCATATCTATTTCGAATGACATAGAAATCTTACGACATATATAATATAACTTGGATCTTT carries:
- the LOC141691353 gene encoding late blight resistance protein R1-A-like, which codes for MSIIDKKLSQAAMRIYYYKDHLMRTTVGLENHNDPVDLNSVGDQLVLEVAAIYEASLQLFGKTEECVSQDFASYFYFDKKKFQEQLDEEVFVGFQEEASNLLKKLACITKKKLEAISIVGMAGLGKTTLARRLYNDLYLVSYFYVRVWVCCSQDYQKRDLLLGILRSVVEITDEVCRMNDNMLEHVLYRALMGRRYLIVIDDMWSCKAWDDLKRCFPDNNNGSKIMLTTQLNDVALHAQSDGNPFCLRFLTEEESFDLFRRKPFITGNLFEYLSLTGKSITKKCHGLPLAIVVIAGLLKNNLKMDWWLKVEESVSSYIVIDKNQYMDTLALSYNHLPTHLRPCFLYFGAFPEDNDIPVSKLLRLWIAEGFICQDGTGKRLENVAMDYLMDLMSRSLVVGTKGSNGAIKTCRIHDLLHDLCLRKSQEENCSPNTFCNKHSYICPHSSANPSKKSQLMLNTNVLTIPSNCSCYSTEVSYSFFKDVAILGNLSGLTRALDISSIEFFVFPIELLQLVHLRYLELRFRSGNPPDSISQLTELQTLIMTSRVSMVVPENMWKIIQLRHLRIKSGENLVKFYDVEEPSLLENLQTMSLVF
- the LOC141688810 gene encoding uncharacterized protein LOC141688810; translated protein: MKGSNSAAEMELQQHHSIHINTTPPHPHHPVSPSPASSQHHRAGPSLPSAVYLSEEQRENYLDICLPLYEAALKGDWQAAQAIISKNPQVINVSITKNYETALHIASSTKHTHFVEELVKLMEPEDLKLQNKNWNTALCLAAAAGTVKIAVIIVKKEPKLLQKRGNNNMSPLFMAALFGHKDMVTYLYSETNDMKDDDWTDTDRIMLLHACISANLYDVALKLLDHHKKELALATDKNALHVLAKNPSVFDGTRQPIFWRLLNKVLPGPRIGPGEKKCQALEIVQIIWREVVKLKDDDIWNIIRGPPEMIKVRESNHPAAKYVDRFAGYQSRLLFVAAALGNTKFLIELLRLCPELIWKIDDNDRTIFHVAVLHRQESVYNLLYEIGSIKDLVTSFKDTNENNILHLAAKKPEQSRLHIVSGVALQMQREILWFKEVETMVHPSLREKKNKQGQTPHDLFTEEHADLMEKGERWMKETAAQCMVVAALIATIMFAAAFTLPGGNDQNSGHPIFKHKSAFIVFVITDAVSLFSSSASILMFLAILTARYAERDFLVSLPIKLMIGLLVLFISITTMMIAFSASFFLVYTKGMKWVPYLITGLAGGPVLLFARLQYRLFFDVVRTTLSSRFLFKPKKHMLY